The following are encoded in a window of Solidesulfovibrio magneticus RS-1 genomic DNA:
- a CDS encoding ABC transporter permease, whose translation MLALAKRLLLKTLWVAVVFLGITCVSFAVIHLAPGSPTDMETTLNPLATAETRARLQALYGLDRPLHVQYLDWLGKLARLDFGNSLSGDRRPVWDRIKERLPLTISMNVASLILTLAVAIPIGVASARHQGGLFDRAATVFVFIGFAMPGFWLALLLMLYFGIHLGWLPISGLTSMDYARLGPWDKIVDLARHLALPIFIYTFGSLAGMSRFMRSAMLEVLRQDYILTARAKGLSEFTVIYKHALRNALLPVITILGLSVPGLIGGSVIIESIFALPGLGQLFYQSVMARDYPLIMGNLVLGAVLTLAGNLLADAGYALADPRIRLGGKGDA comes from the coding sequence GTGCTCGCATTGGCCAAACGTCTCCTGCTCAAAACACTCTGGGTCGCCGTCGTGTTCCTCGGCATCACCTGCGTGAGCTTCGCCGTCATCCACCTCGCCCCAGGCTCGCCCACCGACATGGAGACCACGCTTAACCCGCTGGCCACCGCCGAAACCCGCGCCCGGCTCCAGGCGCTCTACGGCCTCGACCGCCCGCTGCACGTCCAATACCTCGACTGGCTCGGCAAACTCGCCCGCCTCGACTTCGGCAACTCGCTCTCCGGCGACCGGCGTCCGGTCTGGGACCGCATCAAGGAACGCCTGCCGCTGACTATTTCCATGAACGTCGCCTCCCTGATCCTCACACTCGCCGTAGCCATCCCCATCGGCGTGGCCTCGGCCCGGCATCAGGGGGGCCTGTTCGACCGCGCCGCCACGGTCTTCGTCTTCATCGGCTTCGCCATGCCCGGCTTCTGGCTGGCCTTGCTGCTTATGCTCTATTTCGGCATCCACCTCGGCTGGCTGCCCATCTCGGGCCTGACCTCCATGGACTACGCCCGGCTTGGCCCCTGGGACAAAATCGTGGACCTGGCCCGGCATCTGGCCCTGCCCATTTTCATCTACACCTTCGGGTCGCTCGCTGGCATGTCGCGCTTCATGCGCTCGGCCATGCTCGAAGTGCTGCGCCAGGACTATATCCTCACGGCCCGGGCCAAGGGGCTGTCGGAATTCACCGTCATCTACAAGCACGCCCTGCGAAACGCCCTGCTGCCGGTCATCACCATCCTGGGCCTGTCCGTGCCCGGGCTTATCGGCGGCTCGGTCATCATCGAGTCCATCTTTGCCCTGCCGGGCCTGGGGCAGCTTTTTTACCAGTCGGTCATGGCCCGGGATTATCCGCTCATCATGGGCAATCTGGTCCTTGGCGCGGTGCTGACCCTGGCCGGCAACCTGCTCGCCGACGCCGGCTACGCCCTGGCCGATCCGCGCATCCGCCTGGGAGGCAAGGGCGATGCTTAA
- a CDS encoding tyrosine-type recombinase/integrase produces the protein MKVEPIIDMKHIKCIKKLLITNKRDRLLFIMAINTGLRVQDILALKVSSVKTSNTGDRVCLKEKKTGKENVFIVNKEIKSALDDYFGAVEVHDDDYLFKSRKGQNSPLTTYAVTKMVQRWCDEIGLKINAGAHTLRKTWCYQQRTYFKVSWALLASRMQHSSPSITRRYLGIQEEEVEDILLNTI, from the coding sequence ATGAAGGTTGAACCGATAATAGACATGAAGCATATCAAGTGCATAAAAAAGCTCTTGATCACTAACAAAAGAGACAGATTGCTATTCATAATGGCAATCAATACTGGCCTGCGTGTGCAAGACATTTTGGCATTAAAAGTGTCAAGTGTTAAGACCAGTAATACTGGTGACAGAGTTTGTCTCAAGGAAAAGAAAACTGGCAAGGAAAATGTATTCATTGTGAACAAGGAGATTAAGTCAGCTCTTGATGATTATTTTGGAGCAGTTGAAGTCCATGACGATGACTACCTATTCAAAAGTAGGAAGGGGCAGAACAGTCCATTAACAACATATGCCGTCACTAAGATGGTTCAGCGGTGGTGTGATGAGATTGGTTTGAAGATCAATGCTGGTGCTCATACACTCCGTAAAACATGGTGTTATCAACAACGAACATATTTTAAGGTTAGTTGGGCTTTGCTAGCATCTAGGATGCAACATAGTTCTCCGTCAATTACAAGAAGATATCTTGGAATTCAGGAGGAAGAAGTAGAGGACATTCTACTCAATACTATTTAA
- a CDS encoding sirohydrochlorin cobaltochelatase codes for MTEPCGIILAAHGSRHPGAMAALDAFRQSVAAAHPGAVVAVARTVGRKHGNAAAFGGARQVLDVLGELTAAGCARVAVQSLHVVPGGEYHELLAGLGRWLADDAGRTAVSVGAPLLADLADVDRAAAAIDEGLAAGRQPGEAAVLMGHGAPPPGAGFYEALRERLTQRDPLLFFGAMPREKGAASLELDTIVAALAAKGVTKALLLPFFTVAGAHACSDLAGEQPDSWRGRLEAAGITCRARLAGLLQIEAFAAIWREHLARAMARLS; via the coding sequence GTGACCGAACCGTGTGGCATCATCCTGGCCGCCCACGGCTCCCGGCATCCCGGGGCCATGGCCGCCTTGGACGCGTTCCGACAGTCCGTGGCCGCCGCCCATCCCGGGGCCGTGGTGGCCGTGGCCCGCACCGTGGGGCGCAAGCACGGCAACGCCGCCGCGTTCGGCGGAGCGAGGCAGGTCCTTGACGTGCTTGGCGAGCTGACCGCCGCCGGCTGCGCCCGGGTGGCGGTGCAGTCCCTGCATGTGGTGCCGGGCGGGGAATACCACGAACTGTTGGCCGGCCTGGGCCGGTGGCTCGCCGACGACGCCGGCCGCACGGCGGTGTCGGTGGGCGCGCCGCTACTGGCCGATCTGGCCGATGTGGACCGGGCGGCCGCCGCCATAGACGAAGGGCTGGCCGCCGGACGGCAGCCCGGCGAGGCGGCCGTGCTCATGGGCCACGGCGCGCCGCCGCCCGGAGCCGGATTTTACGAAGCCCTGCGCGAGCGCCTGACCCAGCGCGATCCGCTGCTCTTCTTCGGGGCCATGCCCCGGGAGAAAGGCGCGGCCAGCCTGGAGCTGGACACCATCGTCGCCGCCCTGGCCGCCAAAGGCGTGACCAAGGCGCTGCTGCTGCCCTTTTTCACCGTGGCCGGGGCCCACGCCTGTTCCGATCTGGCCGGAGAGCAGCCCGACTCCTGGCGCGGCCGGCTGGAAGCGGCCGGCATCACCTGCCGGGCGCGGCTGGCCGGGCTGCTCCAGATCGAGGCCTTCGCCGCCATCTGGCGCGAGCATCTGGCCCGGGCCATGGCCCGTTTGTCCTGA
- a CDS encoding MucR family transcriptional regulator, with protein MFNKKLWSEAVDIAKDQARHGKVHYSDLQKATETIYNDLLLLEQGPVFETNPIPEPSTQAALPAPSAGIFKHERVGDFVTCAECGEQMKSISIAHLKKHGINSREEYMQKHGVLKKDMIGNIKREVLKGEENPLTVLGHIMREYKVARDDVNEFIAEHGFTDLKDLMKKAKVAGVLPFEFFQDKQARNLL; from the coding sequence ATGTTTAACAAAAAATTATGGTCTGAAGCAGTTGATATAGCTAAAGATCAGGCTCGCCATGGGAAAGTTCATTACTCTGATTTGCAAAAAGCAACTGAAACAATTTACAACGACCTGTTATTATTAGAACAAGGTCCCGTCTTTGAAACTAACCCTATTCCTGAACCATCTACTCAAGCAGCTCTCCCAGCACCTTCTGCTGGTATATTTAAGCATGAACGTGTTGGTGATTTTGTGACATGCGCTGAATGCGGCGAGCAAATGAAATCTATCAGCATTGCCCATCTTAAAAAACATGGTATCAATTCTCGTGAAGAGTACATGCAAAAACATGGCGTTTTAAAAAAAGACATGATTGGAAATATCAAAAGAGAAGTTCTAAAAGGTGAAGAAAATCCTTTGACGGTCTTGGGCCATATCATGAGAGAGTACAAAGTAGCAAGGGATGATGTTAATGAATTTATTGCTGAACACGGATTTACAGACCTTAAGGATCTTATGAAGAAGGCAAAAGTTGCAGGTGTTCTGCCGTTTGAATTTTTTCAAGACAAGCAAGCCAGGAATTTGCTTTAG
- a CDS encoding DNA repair protein RecN, with protein MIEVLRIKNLALIDDLELEFGPGLNVLSGETGAGKSFIISAVNFLTGEKMHTDLVRAGRDKAVVEALFVLGDEELILRRELVADTGRSRVYVGDALASRETLAALRPKLLLHVSQHGQGRLLQPAFQAALLDGFLPDPALLTEKNRLARELGEVAAAIRDLDAKAAGLEEKRQFLEFQHAEIAKVNPLPGEEDELVARKAALAESRKAAQALGRALECIERQPPVLDALADLHRELLHAGEIHEEFTADAEAVAAFRHHLKDLAVRLRRRPAKAADDDGEGIEKRLFELATLRRKLKRSLAEIVDLGRDIKENLDFLDDCGLKRKQLARDEAAGMAALAQALAALGAARREAAARLSAALEDILRGLGFSKDVRVIFDFTPVVAYTPVACDGEPLTEDRARVLWRPNPGQPPQPLDKIASGGELSRFLLALMSLSAEPGGPTLIFDEIDAGIGGLTLTSVGSHIKKLAATSQILLISHWPQLASLADRHFQVQKSVEDGQTVTRCLRLDADGVAAELARMAGGGEAGAEMARRLLENGDTPA; from the coding sequence ATGATCGAAGTCCTTCGCATCAAGAACCTGGCGCTCATCGACGACCTGGAGCTGGAATTCGGCCCGGGCCTCAACGTCCTGTCCGGCGAGACCGGAGCCGGCAAAAGCTTCATCATCTCGGCCGTCAATTTCCTCACCGGCGAGAAAATGCACACCGACCTCGTCCGGGCCGGCCGGGACAAGGCCGTGGTCGAGGCGCTGTTTGTCCTGGGCGACGAGGAACTGATCCTGCGCCGGGAACTCGTGGCCGACACCGGTCGCAGCCGCGTCTACGTGGGCGACGCCCTGGCCTCCCGCGAGACCCTGGCCGCCCTGCGGCCAAAGCTCCTGCTCCACGTCTCCCAGCACGGCCAGGGGCGACTGCTCCAGCCCGCCTTCCAGGCCGCGCTCCTGGACGGCTTTCTGCCCGATCCGGCGCTTTTGACCGAAAAAAACCGGCTGGCCCGGGAGCTGGGCGAAGTGGCCGCCGCCATCCGCGATCTCGACGCCAAGGCGGCCGGGCTGGAAGAAAAACGCCAGTTCCTGGAATTCCAGCACGCCGAGATCGCCAAGGTGAACCCCCTGCCCGGCGAAGAGGACGAACTGGTGGCCCGCAAGGCCGCCCTGGCCGAATCGCGCAAGGCCGCCCAGGCCCTTGGCCGCGCCCTGGAGTGCATCGAACGCCAGCCGCCGGTCCTGGATGCCCTGGCCGACCTGCACCGCGAACTGCTCCACGCCGGGGAAATCCACGAGGAATTTACCGCCGACGCCGAGGCCGTGGCCGCTTTCCGCCACCACCTCAAGGATCTGGCCGTGCGCTTGCGCCGCCGGCCGGCCAAGGCGGCCGACGACGACGGCGAGGGCATCGAAAAACGCCTGTTCGAGCTGGCCACGCTGCGGCGAAAGCTCAAGCGTTCCCTGGCCGAGATCGTGGACCTGGGCCGCGACATCAAGGAAAACCTCGATTTTCTCGACGACTGCGGCCTGAAACGCAAGCAGCTGGCCCGGGACGAGGCCGCCGGCATGGCCGCCCTGGCCCAAGCCCTGGCCGCCCTGGGCGCGGCCCGGCGCGAGGCCGCCGCCCGGCTGTCCGCCGCCCTGGAAGACATCCTGCGCGGTTTGGGCTTCTCCAAGGACGTGCGGGTCATTTTCGATTTCACGCCGGTTGTCGCCTACACGCCCGTGGCCTGCGATGGCGAGCCCCTCACCGAAGACCGGGCGCGCGTGCTGTGGCGGCCCAACCCCGGCCAGCCGCCCCAGCCCCTGGACAAGATCGCCTCGGGCGGCGAACTCTCGCGCTTCCTGCTGGCGCTGATGTCGCTTTCCGCCGAACCGGGCGGGCCAACGCTTATTTTCGACGAGATCGACGCCGGCATCGGTGGGCTGACGCTCACCAGCGTCGGCAGCCACATCAAAAAGCTGGCCGCCACCTCGCAGATTCTGCTCATCAGCCACTGGCCCCAACTGGCCAGCCTGGCCGACCGGCATTTCCAGGTGCAGAAATCCGTTGAGGATGGCCAGACCGTCACCCGTTGCCTGCGCCTGGACGCCGACGGCGTGGCCGCCGAACTGGCCCGCATGGCCGGCGGCGGCGAGGCCGGCGCGGAAATGGCCCGGCGGCTGCTGGAGAACGGGGACACGCCGGCATGA
- a CDS encoding AIPR family protein, whose protein sequence is MHRIVKAHLDSFVKKFSLESDDEASQFEKFVNYSIVTTKIGTQYDIDDITTSTSDDGCDGIAVIINEEVVVSEEDVRSFFITERRNHDVEIVFIQAKRSESYDLGDFLKFKESILRFLTSEPYAATDDVQQEARKMFDVIIENVPKLRNGKPSAYIRYVGTGMYQCPSSLETAKSDFVRQLDDVGFFKETDIQILGRDELTSLWVGTYSGAKAKLEMLSNAPLRTIDGINEAYLAVVKAADFVNELLVNENGDLRLQVFEENVRSFLGNENAVNRSIAETLQNPRSASRFPVLNNGITIVSPDVQVQGTTLHLKNYQIVNGCQTSNVLFENRDYLTNEVMVNLKVVETTNEDIFSELVRATNSQTTIEETQFVSLKPIVKKIEQYFNTYETTESRLYLERRERQYVGSEIPAIRIFSVHTVTRCVAAMFCQRPDLSFKYPKKMYLELSDTIFMDNNKEILYYAACLTLYRLHLLVSNRTIPQSMKRFKWHILLIVRILLSSKEPIRLNSSKVEDVSQKMISIFSLHNETATEIFKKAVDVIESFGSITNDRLKGQLIIQEMLSKT, encoded by the coding sequence ATGCATCGAATAGTAAAAGCTCACCTTGATAGTTTCGTAAAGAAATTCTCTTTAGAGTCAGACGATGAAGCCAGTCAATTTGAGAAATTTGTTAATTACTCTATCGTTACAACAAAGATTGGAACTCAATATGACATTGACGACATAACGACTAGCACGTCAGACGATGGTTGCGATGGTATTGCGGTAATTATTAATGAAGAAGTTGTCGTATCAGAAGAAGATGTCAGATCTTTTTTTATAACAGAAAGAAGGAATCATGATGTCGAGATAGTGTTTATACAGGCAAAAAGAAGTGAGTCTTACGATTTAGGAGATTTTTTGAAGTTTAAAGAATCCATATTAAGATTTCTTACATCAGAGCCTTATGCGGCAACGGATGATGTGCAACAAGAAGCTAGGAAAATGTTTGATGTTATTATAGAAAATGTACCTAAGTTACGAAATGGAAAGCCTTCAGCTTATATACGCTATGTCGGGACTGGGATGTATCAATGCCCTAGCTCATTAGAAACTGCTAAATCTGATTTTGTTCGCCAGCTTGATGATGTAGGTTTTTTTAAAGAAACAGATATACAAATACTTGGTAGAGATGAGTTAACCTCACTGTGGGTAGGTACTTATTCAGGGGCAAAAGCAAAACTTGAAATGCTTAGCAATGCTCCTTTGCGGACTATCGATGGGATTAATGAGGCTTACCTTGCTGTTGTCAAAGCGGCTGACTTTGTAAATGAACTCTTGGTAAATGAAAATGGTGATTTACGATTGCAAGTATTTGAAGAAAATGTGCGTTCTTTTCTTGGAAATGAAAATGCTGTGAATAGGTCAATTGCGGAGACGTTACAGAATCCAAGATCAGCAAGTCGATTCCCCGTCCTTAATAATGGAATAACAATAGTAAGCCCTGATGTTCAAGTGCAAGGGACAACTTTACACCTTAAGAATTACCAAATAGTCAATGGCTGTCAGACGTCTAACGTACTTTTTGAAAACAGAGACTACCTAACTAATGAAGTTATGGTAAATTTAAAGGTCGTTGAAACAACAAATGAAGATATTTTTTCAGAGCTAGTACGCGCAACTAATAGTCAAACAACCATTGAGGAGACCCAATTTGTTTCGTTAAAACCTATTGTTAAGAAAATTGAACAATATTTTAACACATACGAAACAACAGAATCAAGATTGTACTTAGAAAGGCGTGAAAGACAATATGTAGGTTCAGAAATCCCAGCAATAAGAATATTTTCTGTGCATACTGTTACCCGATGTGTAGCCGCGATGTTTTGTCAAAGACCAGATTTGTCATTCAAATATCCTAAAAAAATGTACCTTGAGCTTTCAGACACTATATTTATGGATAATAATAAAGAGATTTTATATTATGCAGCATGCTTAACTTTGTATAGACTTCATCTCTTGGTTTCAAACAGAACTATTCCACAAAGCATGAAGCGATTTAAGTGGCATATTCTTCTGATTGTTCGTATTTTATTATCTTCGAAAGAACCTATTAGATTGAACTCTAGTAAGGTAGAAGACGTGTCGCAAAAAATGATTAGTATATTTTCTCTTCACAATGAAACTGCAACGGAAATATTTAAGAAGGCCGTAGATGTTATTGAAAGTTTTGGCTCGATTACTAATGACAGGTTGAAAGGGCAACTCATTATACAGGAAATGTTAAGTAAGACCTAG
- a CDS encoding replication initiation protein, producing MVIPCETSPELRFYNYLSPRPRWGNSKVIRNIGKKEEIINIAAYIQMPNHRKQYLSFDLDYECAASVWMDEGLPEPTLIVINNENSHAHLHYELTVPLLLPIRGRKATYSSKAKRYYDSVVLGLCLRMNGDMGFNGSNIKNPFYQYIEKKQAEITNVPFTSKWKVHWANYTYDLNELNEYGLDIKNIAVRPEIDPTSRNQTLFDSCRKHAYKIVKQYKDEKIFHQAVEIICNQFYEMYLKDIVKDHPYTLKEVASVARSISEWTWRHKNDPSFPNLSKNRGVMGLTRTFQEKGSPEHLQEIRECEQKGAYYTHRVRRAKTISKITEAVNYLTSNGIQVDYKEIVRMTGLSLSRVYGYKDLIDSLDIKI from the coding sequence ATGGTTATTCCTTGTGAAACATCGCCAGAGTTAAGATTTTATAACTATTTATCACCAAGGCCAAGATGGGGAAATAGCAAAGTAATACGTAATATTGGGAAAAAGGAAGAGATAATAAATATTGCTGCATACATACAAATGCCGAATCATAGAAAGCAGTATTTAAGTTTTGATTTAGATTATGAATGCGCTGCTAGTGTCTGGATGGATGAAGGATTGCCAGAACCTACTTTGATCGTAATCAATAATGAAAATTCCCATGCCCATTTACATTATGAATTGACTGTGCCGTTGCTTTTGCCAATACGCGGTCGCAAAGCTACGTATAGTTCGAAGGCAAAAAGATATTATGACAGTGTTGTGCTTGGCTTGTGTTTGAGAATGAACGGCGACATGGGTTTTAATGGATCAAATATTAAAAATCCTTTCTACCAGTATATCGAGAAGAAACAAGCAGAGATTACAAATGTGCCGTTCACGAGTAAGTGGAAAGTTCATTGGGCTAATTATACATATGATCTCAATGAGCTTAATGAATATGGACTTGATATAAAGAACATTGCGGTTCGACCAGAGATCGATCCAACCAGCAGAAACCAAACTTTATTTGATTCATGTAGGAAGCATGCTTATAAAATTGTTAAACAATATAAGGACGAAAAAATATTTCACCAAGCCGTAGAAATTATTTGTAATCAATTTTATGAAATGTATTTAAAAGATATTGTCAAAGATCACCCATACACTTTAAAAGAAGTAGCATCGGTTGCAAGGTCTATATCTGAATGGACTTGGCGTCATAAAAATGATCCTAGTTTTCCTAATCTAAGTAAGAATCGCGGTGTTATGGGGTTAACTAGAACATTCCAGGAGAAAGGTTCTCCAGAGCATTTACAAGAGATTCGAGAATGTGAGCAAAAAGGAGCATATTATACTCATAGGGTACGAAGAGCTAAAACTATTTCAAAAATTACTGAAGCAGTAAATTATTTAACCAGCAATGGCATACAAGTAGACTACAAAGAGATTGTTAGAATGACTGGATTAAGTTTATCAAGAGTATATGGATATAAAGATTTAATAGATAGTTTAGATATCAAAATATAA
- a CDS encoding cell division protein FtsX: MTARLIFSGLADLFRRPSTSLSVILGVFATVFLCGLLALAQVGLDGALAKGQGVLRFQVYWKPGADAALTARQMDWMRALPGVIEAKAFTPEAAMAVMRGSLGGAAEPLLPGAANPLPYTLLLGFAPPEHDDGFAKQTLERLTAVDGVAEVRYNPAAIDAARSLGLLGAQAVLPLGAILALLVGLVVGNTVRLTLLRRREEFEIMRLVGAAESVIALPLVAGAAAMGFVGAGLAATALAFLWSAVAGQLAAAPLWLSLAAPPGWLWVSLIAAPTAVSALAGLAAAMESRP; encoded by the coding sequence ATGACGGCGCGCCTCATTTTCTCCGGCCTGGCCGATCTGTTTCGCCGGCCCTCCACGTCATTAAGCGTCATCCTGGGCGTGTTCGCCACGGTGTTTTTGTGCGGCCTGCTCGCCCTGGCCCAGGTCGGCCTGGACGGCGCCTTGGCCAAGGGCCAAGGCGTGCTGCGCTTTCAGGTCTACTGGAAACCCGGGGCCGACGCGGCGCTCACCGCCCGGCAGATGGACTGGATGCGCGCCCTGCCCGGGGTCATCGAAGCCAAGGCGTTCACGCCCGAGGCGGCCATGGCCGTCATGCGCGGCAGCCTGGGCGGCGCGGCCGAACCCCTCCTGCCCGGGGCGGCCAATCCCCTGCCCTACACCTTGCTGCTGGGCTTTGCCCCGCCCGAGCACGACGACGGGTTCGCCAAGCAGACCCTGGAACGCCTGACGGCCGTGGATGGCGTGGCCGAGGTGCGCTACAACCCGGCCGCCATCGACGCCGCCCGCTCCCTGGGCCTGCTCGGCGCCCAGGCCGTGTTGCCGCTGGGGGCCATCCTGGCGCTGCTGGTCGGCCTTGTGGTCGGCAACACCGTGCGCCTGACCTTGCTGCGCCGGCGCGAGGAATTCGAGATCATGCGTCTGGTCGGCGCGGCCGAGTCGGTCATCGCCCTGCCCCTGGTGGCCGGCGCGGCGGCCATGGGCTTTGTGGGCGCGGGGCTGGCCGCCACGGCCCTGGCCTTTCTCTGGTCGGCCGTGGCCGGCCAGCTCGCTGCCGCGCCCTTGTGGCTGTCCTTGGCCGCGCCGCCGGGCTGGCTGTGGGTTTCGCTCATTGCCGCGCCTACGGCCGTCTCCGCCCTGGCCGGCCTGGCCGCCGCCATGGAGTCGCGCCCGTGA
- a CDS encoding cell division ATP-binding protein FtsE, with the protein MIEVQGLRHCFGRREVLRDLTFSLEKGGFAFLTGPSGAGKSTLLRILHGSLPLQEGRAVAAGHDLAGLRPSKLHQLRRDVAMVFQDFKILPERSVADNVALPLVVRGTPAARIKRRVSSALTALRLTELANRPCAELAGGEQQRVAIARAVVAGPRLMLADEPTGNLDWDLSLRLLDILRQFSAHGTAILMATHNQALVAAAPDARIIRLERAAPDAGTDAAQAAAPEAAS; encoded by the coding sequence ATGATCGAGGTCCAGGGGCTGCGCCACTGCTTCGGTCGGCGCGAGGTGTTGCGCGATCTGACCTTTTCCCTGGAAAAGGGCGGTTTCGCCTTCCTGACCGGTCCGTCCGGCGCGGGCAAGTCCACCTTGCTGCGCATCCTGCACGGCTCGCTGCCCTTGCAGGAAGGCCGGGCCGTGGCCGCCGGCCACGATCTGGCCGGGCTGCGTCCGTCCAAACTGCATCAGCTGCGCCGCGACGTGGCCATGGTGTTTCAGGATTTCAAGATCCTGCCCGAGCGCAGCGTGGCCGACAACGTGGCCCTGCCCCTGGTGGTGCGGGGAACCCCGGCCGCCCGCATTAAGCGCCGGGTGAGCTCGGCCCTGACCGCCCTGCGCCTGACGGAGCTGGCCAACCGGCCCTGCGCCGAGCTGGCCGGCGGCGAACAGCAGCGGGTGGCCATCGCCCGTGCCGTGGTGGCCGGCCCCCGGCTCATGCTGGCCGACGAACCCACCGGCAACCTCGACTGGGACCTGTCGCTTCGCCTGCTGGACATCCTGCGCCAGTTCAGCGCCCACGGCACGGCCATCCTCATGGCCACCCACAACCAGGCCCTGGTGGCCGCCGCCCCCGACGCCCGGATCATACGCCTGGAGCGCGCCGCGCCCGACGCCGGAACAGACGCCGCCCAGGCCGCCGCCCCGGAGGCAGCCTCATGA
- a CDS encoding ABC transporter permease produces MLNPVRLLRRLLPANGLLAVGLCIVGAVSVAALLAPWLAPYDPLALDVDAILRPPGGAHLLGTDALGRDVFSRLLYGGRVSLWVGFVAVGISVAIGLFLGLCSGYFGGLIDEAIMRGVDVMLCFPSFFLILAVIAFLSPSLTNIMIVIGLTSWMGVTRLVRAETLALRSRDFVLAARVSGMGAPGILFYHILPNAAAPVLVSATLGVAGAILTESSLSFLGLGVLPPTPSWGNMLMEGKEVLEVAPWLSIFPGLAILVTVLGYNLIGESLRDILDPRLRQ; encoded by the coding sequence ATGCTTAACCCGGTCCGGCTCCTGCGGCGTCTGCTCCCGGCCAACGGCCTGCTGGCCGTGGGCCTGTGCATTGTCGGCGCGGTCTCCGTGGCCGCGCTGCTGGCCCCCTGGCTGGCCCCCTACGATCCCTTGGCCCTGGACGTGGACGCCATCCTGCGGCCCCCTGGCGGCGCGCATCTGCTGGGCACCGACGCGCTTGGGCGCGACGTGTTTTCCCGCCTGCTCTACGGCGGCCGGGTGTCGCTGTGGGTGGGCTTCGTGGCCGTGGGCATCTCCGTGGCCATCGGCCTGTTTCTCGGCCTGTGCTCGGGCTATTTCGGCGGCCTCATCGACGAGGCCATCATGCGCGGCGTGGACGTCATGCTGTGCTTTCCCTCGTTTTTCCTGATCCTGGCCGTCATCGCCTTTCTCTCGCCGTCGCTGACAAACATCATGATCGTCATCGGCCTGACCTCCTGGATGGGCGTCACCCGGCTGGTGCGGGCCGAGACCCTGGCCCTGCGGTCGCGGGATTTCGTCCTGGCCGCCCGGGTGTCGGGCATGGGCGCGCCGGGCATCCTTTTCTACCACATCCTGCCCAACGCCGCCGCGCCGGTGCTGGTTTCGGCCACGCTCGGCGTGGCCGGGGCCATCCTCACCGAATCGTCGTTGAGCTTTTTGGGCCTGGGCGTGCTGCCGCCGACGCCGAGCTGGGGCAACATGCTCATGGAAGGCAAGGAAGTGCTGGAAGTGGCCCCCTGGCTGTCCATTTTCCCGGGGCTGGCCATCCTGGTCACCGTGCTTGGCTACAACCTCATAGGCGAAAGCCTGCGCGACATCCTGGACCCGAGGCTGCGGCAATAG